A part of Silvimonas soli genomic DNA contains:
- a CDS encoding ANTAR domain-containing response regulator, which yields MLRILLVTDTEKALGDVRQALTRRGYALLPDATTAPGLVRLIEGQSPDLVLVDAESPLRDTLEQLAVMNRNAPRGLHMGDQLADLRLQQATRELGVSVYASHEATPASVAPVLALLVARLTQAASVQQRRTETARITADRALLLHANGL from the coding sequence ATGCTGCGCATACTTCTGGTTACCGATACCGAAAAAGCCCTGGGCGACGTGCGGCAAGCACTCACCCGCCGTGGCTATGCCCTGCTCCCGGATGCCACTACAGCGCCGGGGCTGGTCCGACTCATTGAAGGCCAATCACCCGACCTGGTGCTGGTCGACGCTGAATCGCCATTGCGCGATACGCTGGAGCAACTGGCGGTGATGAACCGCAATGCGCCGCGTGGATTGCATATGGGCGATCAGCTTGCCGATTTGCGTTTGCAACAAGCCACGCGAGAGCTGGGCGTTTCGGTTTACGCCTCGCATGAAGCAACGCCTGCCAGCGTGGCGCCCGTGCTGGCCTTGCTGGTAGCCCGTTTGACCCAAGCCGCCAGCGTGCAACAACGGCGAACCGAAACCGCCCGCATCACTGCGGATCGCGCTTTGCTGTTACACGCCAACGGTCTATAA
- a CDS encoding CmpA/NrtA family ABC transporter substrate-binding protein, producing the protein MPANSLAPYRAGSDQDIPEKTHLKLGYVAQAECAPLVVAQVRNLGARYGITLELCRQPSWSALRDKLLSGELDAAQMLHGMAYGIHLGLGGQQADMAVLMTLNQNGQAITLSNSLAEAVTSGGSLRMKLADTPRRRVFAHTFPTGTHALWLYYWLAAQGIHPLNDLRSVTIPPSQMAESLARGELDGYCAGEPWSTLASNAHNGVTVVTSGEIWPDHPEKALTCRQDFVTRYPGSARALIKTLLDACRWLDDSAHREEAARWMADATIIGQSADLITARLLGNYGSAPLRQPPRPIRFFADGEVNFPWLSDGLWFLSQFRRWGMTRELASTTITVVKAVNQTALYREAAEAIGVNVPVDEYRSSVLMDGYHWTGINPDGYASSFSVRERG; encoded by the coding sequence ATGCCCGCCAACTCCCTCGCGCCCTATCGGGCCGGGTCAGACCAAGACATCCCGGAAAAAACGCATCTGAAGCTCGGCTACGTCGCCCAAGCCGAATGCGCGCCGCTGGTCGTCGCGCAGGTCAGAAATCTGGGGGCTCGTTACGGCATTACACTGGAACTATGCCGCCAGCCATCCTGGTCGGCATTGCGTGACAAATTGCTGAGTGGCGAGCTGGATGCCGCGCAGATGCTGCACGGTATGGCTTATGGCATTCATCTGGGCTTGGGTGGCCAGCAAGCCGACATGGCGGTGCTGATGACCCTGAACCAGAATGGTCAGGCGATTACGCTGTCCAATTCGCTGGCTGAAGCGGTGACATCTGGTGGTTCCTTGCGCATGAAGCTGGCAGACACGCCACGCCGCCGGGTGTTTGCGCATACTTTTCCGACCGGCACCCACGCGTTATGGCTGTATTACTGGCTGGCGGCACAGGGCATCCATCCGCTGAACGATTTACGCAGCGTCACCATCCCACCGTCACAAATGGCGGAATCGCTGGCCAGAGGGGAACTGGATGGCTATTGCGCCGGTGAGCCGTGGAGCACGCTGGCCTCCAACGCCCATAACGGTGTGACGGTGGTGACCAGTGGCGAAATTTGGCCCGATCACCCGGAAAAAGCCCTGACTTGCCGCCAGGACTTTGTCACTCGCTACCCCGGCAGCGCCCGCGCCTTGATCAAAACATTGCTGGATGCCTGCCGCTGGCTGGACGATTCAGCGCATCGCGAAGAAGCCGCACGCTGGATGGCGGATGCCACCATCATCGGGCAATCGGCGGATCTGATCACCGCGCGTCTATTGGGTAATTACGGCAGCGCGCCGCTCCGTCAGCCGCCAAGGCCTATCCGCTTCTTTGCCGATGGCGAGGTCAATTTCCCATGGTTGTCGGATGGCCTGTGGTTCCTGTCGCAATTCCGGCGCTGGGGTATGACGCGTGAACTTGCCAGCACCACCATTACGGTCGTCAAGGCGGTCAACCAGACGGCGCTTTACCGCGAAGCCGCTGAAGCCATCGGCGTGAACGTGCCAGTTGATGAATACCGCAGCAGCGTATTGATGGATGGCTATCACTGGACCGGCATCAACCCCGATGGCTATGCCAGTTCATTCAGCGTGCGCGAGCGCGGCTAA
- a CDS encoding NAD(P)-dependent oxidoreductase encodes MKPVVILASPVPADLLQQLADTFDLRRFDAKGAKADLPTWHAALTQAEGMIGAGMRIDAELLALAPKLRVVSTISAGYDTIKVADLTQRRVALFNTSAALAATTADTALALMLAVARRVVELDGWVRAGGWQANLAETYFGVDVHSKTLGIIGMGGIGSEVARRGALGFGMKVLYTKRTPNLAAEQAYGARHVELDELLTQSDFVVVTVPLTAQTRNLLGAPQLALMKKDAILINIARGGIVDEHALAAALMAGQLRGAGLDVFAAEPTPVDGPLLKLPNVVALPHLGSATLETRKAMAVSAVSNLVNALAGKPDLTNLVNPAAF; translated from the coding sequence ATGAAACCTGTCGTCATCCTCGCGTCCCCGGTGCCCGCAGATCTGCTGCAGCAACTGGCTGATACCTTCGATTTACGCCGGTTTGATGCCAAGGGCGCCAAGGCCGACTTGCCCACATGGCACGCCGCGCTCACCCAGGCCGAAGGCATGATTGGGGCAGGCATGCGCATTGATGCCGAACTACTGGCACTGGCGCCCAAATTGCGAGTGGTATCGACTATCTCGGCGGGTTACGACACCATCAAGGTGGCGGACCTCACGCAACGGCGAGTGGCGTTGTTCAACACTTCCGCCGCACTAGCCGCGACCACTGCAGATACCGCGCTGGCGCTGATGTTGGCGGTGGCGCGGCGAGTGGTGGAACTGGATGGCTGGGTGCGCGCTGGCGGCTGGCAAGCCAATCTGGCAGAGACATATTTTGGCGTGGATGTACACAGCAAAACGCTGGGCATTATCGGCATGGGTGGGATCGGTAGCGAAGTAGCGCGACGTGGCGCGCTGGGGTTTGGCATGAAGGTGCTGTACACCAAGCGCACTCCTAACCTGGCTGCAGAACAAGCTTATGGCGCCCGCCACGTTGAGCTGGATGAACTACTGACGCAGTCGGATTTTGTGGTGGTGACGGTGCCGCTGACAGCGCAAACCCGCAATCTGCTGGGCGCACCACAACTGGCTCTCATGAAGAAGGACGCCATTCTGATTAATATCGCGCGCGGTGGCATTGTGGATGAACACGCACTGGCCGCTGCGCTCATGGCAGGTCAGTTGCGTGGTGCCGGGCTGGATGTGTTTGCGGCTGAACCCACGCCGGTGGATGGCCCTTTGCTGAAGCTGCCCAATGTGGTGGCATTGCCGCATCTTGGGTCAGCCACGCTCGAGACCCGCAAAGCCATGGCGGTGAGCGCGGTCAGTAATCTGGTCAATGCGTTGGCGGGCAAGCCGGATTTAACCAATCTGGTCAATCCAGCTGCATTTTGA
- a CDS encoding 2-hydroxyacid dehydrogenase encodes MLYIHTPPGDANWANLFRQALPHMPVAAYPETVDDAAVEWLATWRPPQGLFARFPNLRAVFALGAGVDRFLQRDDLPAHVPVIRLTDAGMAQQMIEYALFGVLRFQRNMDGYVRQQQAGVWQPLPQRAAAEVRVSVLGLGELGVRICQALLALGYPVSGWSRNAKTVNGVDCLHGPAGLEQLLARTDVLVCLLPATPETRGLLDEQRLTLLPTGAAIINAGRGDLIDLNALRALLDSGHLQGAQLDVFPEEPLPVDHPLWRHPQVFITPHVAANTLPGPSVQQIADKLRALQRGETVAGVVDRQRAY; translated from the coding sequence ATGCTTTATATCCATACCCCGCCTGGTGACGCGAACTGGGCCAATCTGTTTCGACAAGCGCTGCCGCACATGCCGGTCGCGGCTTATCCAGAGACTGTCGACGATGCGGCGGTGGAATGGTTGGCCACGTGGCGACCGCCGCAAGGCTTATTTGCGCGCTTTCCCAATCTGCGTGCAGTGTTTGCCTTGGGCGCCGGCGTAGATCGCTTTTTGCAGCGCGATGATTTACCTGCCCATGTGCCAGTCATCCGCCTTACCGATGCCGGGATGGCACAGCAGATGATCGAATACGCGCTGTTTGGCGTACTGCGTTTTCAACGCAATATGGATGGCTACGTTCGCCAGCAACAAGCGGGTGTGTGGCAGCCATTACCGCAACGTGCCGCAGCCGAGGTACGTGTCAGCGTGCTGGGTCTGGGCGAACTGGGTGTACGCATTTGCCAGGCGTTGCTGGCGTTGGGTTACCCGGTCAGTGGCTGGAGTCGTAATGCCAAAACCGTCAACGGCGTGGATTGCCTGCACGGCCCAGCGGGGCTAGAGCAGCTATTGGCCCGCACTGATGTGTTGGTCTGCCTGTTGCCCGCCACGCCAGAAACGCGTGGCTTGCTGGATGAACAGCGCCTGACACTGTTACCCACCGGTGCTGCGATCATCAATGCCGGGCGCGGTGATTTGATCGATTTGAATGCCTTGCGGGCGCTGCTCGATAGCGGCCATCTGCAGGGTGCGCAACTGGATGTCTTTCCCGAAGAACCACTGCCGGTGGATCACCCACTGTGGCGACATCCGCAGGTGTTTATCACCCCGCACGTTGCAGCCAACACCTTGCCGGGGCCATCGGTGCAGCAGATTGCAGACAAGCTGCGGGCACTGCAGCGCGGTGAAACGGTGGCCGGTGTGGTGGATCGGCAACGGGCTTATTAA
- a CDS encoding AraC family transcriptional regulator, producing MKINELEQTTFWANPDWYFVEGRRSHNGRACYQAHTHPTFSIGIVDAGSSLFTHRDQTVPLRPGSVVMVGPDEVHACNPEPGKRWSYRMFHIDAAWLTALWQRLGQPATLLTQGHGVIHDTDLVAQIETLTELLAAAPALDPARRVAALQACLTHIYLRASELLPQQAVRQSDPRISKALQFLAGQRGQRITLAQLAKVAGASPWHLVRLFRSELGMTPHAWLVDQQINQARQLVRNQQSLADVAAQVGFADQAHLQRVFKRHVAATPGQYRLIDRSR from the coding sequence ATGAAAATCAATGAACTGGAACAAACCACCTTTTGGGCCAACCCTGATTGGTATTTTGTGGAAGGTCGCCGCAGCCACAATGGCCGGGCCTGTTACCAGGCACACACGCATCCCACTTTCTCGATCGGGATCGTCGATGCCGGGAGCAGTCTGTTTACGCATCGCGACCAGACGGTGCCATTGCGGCCAGGTTCAGTGGTGATGGTAGGTCCGGACGAGGTTCATGCCTGTAACCCCGAACCGGGCAAGCGCTGGAGCTATCGCATGTTTCACATTGATGCGGCGTGGCTCACCGCGCTGTGGCAACGCTTGGGCCAACCGGCAACGCTGCTCACGCAAGGACATGGCGTGATTCACGATACTGATCTGGTCGCGCAAATCGAGACATTAACCGAACTGCTGGCTGCCGCGCCCGCGCTTGACCCAGCCCGGCGGGTGGCCGCGCTGCAGGCGTGCCTCACACACATCTACCTGCGTGCCAGCGAGTTGTTGCCACAGCAAGCTGTACGGCAGTCCGATCCGCGCATCAGCAAAGCGCTGCAGTTCCTGGCGGGGCAGCGCGGGCAACGCATCACACTGGCGCAACTGGCAAAGGTCGCCGGGGCCAGCCCTTGGCATCTGGTGCGATTGTTCCGCAGCGAACTGGGCATGACACCGCACGCCTGGCTGGTTGATCAACAAATCAATCAGGCGCGGCAACTGGTACGCAACCAGCAATCACTGGCCGACGTAGCCGCGCAGGTCGGGTTTGCCGATCAGGCGCATTTGCAGCGCGTCTTCAAACGCCATGTTGCGGCAACACCGGGGCAATATCGGCTGATCGACCGCTCACGCTGA
- a CDS encoding LysE family translocator, translating into MLAGLIRAILFNPAHPVLARLPAFEFYLDKVVRMFWHEFLLIAGTHFLALLSPGPDFLLVLRSALTQSRRHTLGVCLGIALANGIYILCALAGFSLLRHNAVLLQALKWAGCAWLIWIAWQFVRGGLARKALPDTAPTASTTGGLVSGLLSGLGSGGFNPKNALFYLGLFTLAVSPQTPLIIQTGYGLWMVSAVFLWDWLLAMLLRHRHIGGALTRHLSQIEIGAGMVLLGLAVGMALGGSA; encoded by the coding sequence GTGCTCGCAGGTCTCATCCGCGCAATTTTGTTCAATCCGGCACACCCCGTTTTGGCCAGACTGCCTGCTTTCGAGTTTTATCTGGACAAGGTGGTACGCATGTTCTGGCACGAATTCCTGCTGATTGCCGGCACTCATTTTCTCGCGCTGTTAAGCCCCGGCCCGGACTTCTTGCTGGTGCTGCGCAGTGCGTTGACCCAGTCACGGCGACATACGCTAGGGGTGTGTCTGGGCATCGCGCTGGCCAACGGGATTTATATCTTGTGCGCGCTGGCCGGGTTCTCGCTGCTGCGTCATAACGCGGTGTTGTTGCAGGCGCTCAAATGGGCCGGGTGCGCGTGGCTGATATGGATTGCCTGGCAGTTTGTGCGTGGCGGGTTGGCACGCAAGGCGCTACCCGACACTGCGCCAACAGCTAGCACCACCGGCGGTTTGGTTTCTGGTTTGCTGAGCGGTTTGGGTTCGGGCGGATTCAATCCCAAAAACGCGTTGTTTTATCTGGGCCTGTTTACGCTGGCGGTGAGTCCGCAAACGCCGCTGATAATTCAGACCGGGTATGGGCTGTGGATGGTGAGTGCGGTGTTTCTGTGGGATTGGCTACTGGCCATGTTGCTACGCCATCGGCACATAGGCGGGGCACTCACGCGTCATCTGTCACAGATCGAGATTGGTGCTGGCATGGTACTGCTGGGGCTGGCGGTGGGTATGGCGCTGGGTGGCTCAGCGTGA
- a CDS encoding PadR family transcriptional regulator, whose protein sequence is MKQFIRKLREHHHMHHEWHDHMRHMIGRHGRGHGHGGFGGGFDDEAGGGGRDFRSGRKLSSADLQLIILALLEEKPRHGYEVIKALEERTNGFYAPSPGMVYPALTYLEEVGQASVTQEGNKKLYEITAEGRASLAENRPRVNAILSKLTFIGDKMDRIREVFGEKLDRHAGRFGMSVEEDGSRFITALNNARFALKAALRSKIGASEAEQRRIAAILEAATLEIENPGITE, encoded by the coding sequence ATGAAACAATTCATTCGCAAGCTGCGCGAACATCATCACATGCACCATGAGTGGCATGACCATATGCGCCACATGATTGGCCGTCACGGCCGTGGCCACGGTCACGGTGGCTTCGGCGGCGGTTTTGACGACGAGGCTGGTGGCGGCGGGCGCGATTTTCGCTCGGGCCGCAAGTTGTCTTCCGCCGACCTGCAACTGATCATCCTGGCTTTGCTGGAAGAAAAACCGCGCCATGGTTACGAAGTCATCAAAGCGCTGGAAGAACGTACCAACGGCTTTTACGCGCCCAGCCCCGGCATGGTTTACCCCGCGCTCACCTACCTGGAAGAAGTTGGCCAGGCCAGCGTGACGCAGGAAGGCAACAAGAAGCTGTACGAGATCACCGCTGAAGGTCGCGCCTCGCTGGCAGAAAACCGCCCACGCGTGAATGCCATCCTGAGCAAGCTGACCTTTATCGGCGACAAAATGGACCGCATCCGCGAAGTCTTTGGCGAAAAGCTGGATCGCCATGCGGGCCGCTTTGGCATGAGCGTGGAAGAGGACGGTAGCCGCTTTATTACAGCACTAAATAATGCGCGTTTTGCCCTGAAAGCCGCTTTGCGCTCCAAAATCGGTGCCAGCGAAGCCGAACAACGCCGCATTGCCGCCATCCTGGAAGCCGCGACGCTCGAAATCGAAAACCCCGGCATCACCGAATAA
- a CDS encoding BamA/TamA family outer membrane protein translates to MSDYLLNQKGFLPVPSIITEPAVGYGGGVALLFFDQSMAESQAKAKETGTLQPPNITGFGGIATENGTWGMGAFHFHSWDDDSIRYLGAVAKVNLKTDYFGLLNEPRAYQLDGNFLVQQVLFKIPDTRWYIGPRYTYLDAKTTFTGQVATELGGLEKDLTIGKGGLVIDYDTRDNIFWPSQGTYAEIEAQYARSWLASSQDFDTYNARVFNWLPFGKEWVLGLRADVQATSGDVPFYAQPFVDQRGVQKGRYQDKNAVMLETELRWNVTPRWAALGFVGAGKAWGTWHTWSDASTPVGVGVGFRYLIARKLGMGVGIDIAHSQEQNAWYIQVGSAWH, encoded by the coding sequence ATGAGCGACTATCTTTTGAATCAAAAGGGATTTCTCCCCGTTCCCAGCATCATTACGGAACCGGCGGTTGGCTACGGCGGCGGCGTAGCACTGCTGTTTTTTGATCAATCCATGGCTGAATCCCAAGCCAAAGCCAAAGAAACTGGCACGCTGCAACCACCCAATATCACCGGCTTTGGCGGTATTGCCACTGAAAATGGCACGTGGGGCATGGGCGCGTTCCATTTCCATTCATGGGATGACGACAGCATCCGGTACTTGGGTGCCGTCGCTAAAGTAAATCTCAAAACCGACTACTTTGGCTTGCTGAATGAGCCTCGCGCGTATCAGCTCGACGGCAATTTCCTGGTGCAGCAAGTACTGTTCAAAATCCCCGATACGCGTTGGTATATCGGCCCTCGCTACACCTATCTAGACGCGAAAACCACCTTTACCGGGCAAGTCGCCACCGAATTGGGCGGACTGGAAAAAGACCTCACCATCGGCAAGGGCGGGCTGGTCATCGACTATGACACCCGTGACAACATTTTCTGGCCCAGCCAAGGGACCTATGCAGAGATCGAAGCGCAGTACGCCCGCAGCTGGCTAGCCAGTAGCCAGGACTTTGATACCTACAACGCACGCGTATTCAACTGGTTACCGTTTGGTAAAGAGTGGGTACTCGGGTTGCGCGCGGATGTGCAAGCCACCAGCGGCGACGTGCCGTTTTATGCGCAACCTTTTGTGGATCAGCGCGGCGTGCAGAAAGGCCGCTATCAAGACAAAAACGCCGTCATGCTGGAAACCGAACTGCGCTGGAACGTGACCCCGCGTTGGGCGGCGCTTGGGTTTGTCGGCGCTGGCAAAGCCTGGGGCACCTGGCATACATGGAGCGATGCTTCGACGCCGGTGGGTGTGGGTGTTGGCTTTCGTTATCTGATTGCCCGCAAACTGGGTATGGGCGTGGGGATCGATATCGCTCATAGCCAGGAACAGAATGCCTGGTATATCCAGGTGGGCAGCGCCTGGCATTGA
- a CDS encoding siderophore-interacting protein encodes MGVIESFKALIKGETIQRATVLRATTLEGVIRHVVLSADGISQMTGYEPGMEIAVFVDGPAMQVRRKYSVYRFDRERGEIELLIHLHGRGPGSSWAHLLERGDNVWFRGFSGRITVDQTAAAHWFFGDATTLAPFAAIAAATNGRCEGVIDGDDRIGRVIDALQLPFVLLDKLHGKSRQSGIARTLDLPAPTTIYLAGAAGTVRDVHTVLLEERGFDAAWVRKKNFWGERRN; translated from the coding sequence ATGGGTGTGATTGAAAGCTTCAAGGCCTTGATCAAAGGCGAAACCATTCAACGCGCCACCGTGTTGCGTGCCACCACGCTGGAGGGCGTGATCCGGCATGTGGTGCTCAGTGCGGACGGCATCTCGCAGATGACCGGGTATGAACCTGGTATGGAGATCGCGGTATTTGTCGATGGCCCAGCCATGCAAGTCCGGCGCAAGTACTCGGTGTACCGTTTTGACCGCGAGCGCGGCGAAATCGAGTTATTGATTCATTTGCACGGCCGTGGCCCGGGTAGCTCGTGGGCCCATTTGCTGGAACGTGGTGACAACGTGTGGTTTCGCGGATTCTCCGGGCGGATTACGGTTGATCAAACTGCCGCAGCTCACTGGTTCTTTGGTGATGCCACAACCCTCGCGCCATTTGCCGCTATTGCAGCAGCAACCAATGGCCGATGTGAAGGGGTGATTGACGGCGATGACCGGATTGGCCGCGTGATAGACGCGTTGCAGTTGCCGTTTGTGCTGCTGGATAAACTGCATGGCAAATCCCGCCAGTCTGGCATCGCCCGGACGCTGGATTTACCGGCGCCCACCACTATTTACCTGGCCGGTGCTGCGGGCACAGTGCGGGACGTGCATACCGTATTACTGGAAGAGCGCGGTTTTGATGCGGCGTGGGTGCGCAAAAAGAATTTCTGGGGCGAACGGCGCAACTGA
- a CDS encoding TetR/AcrR family transcriptional regulator gives MADLPSPRKSPRQARSQVMVETILQATARVLTERGYAGTNTNLVAECAGVSVGSIYQYFPNKDALITALHDRHSNEMVALISNAIAEVYSVDLQTAVERIVEAVHEAHLLEPEMHRALENGDMQCHDQAHHEGYVTIAAQVLNLLKHHRAAIRAENLELAVWTCMKIIETMVHSAVLDPPPQFSQAEIRRAIVAAVMGYLVYATPATDPATKPLPTVLIKEASS, from the coding sequence ATGGCAGACCTCCCCAGCCCAAGAAAATCGCCACGTCAGGCCCGTTCGCAAGTCATGGTCGAGACCATTTTGCAGGCCACGGCTCGCGTTTTAACCGAGCGTGGTTACGCTGGCACCAACACCAATCTGGTCGCCGAATGCGCGGGTGTCAGCGTGGGCTCGATTTACCAGTATTTTCCGAACAAAGACGCATTGATCACCGCCCTGCATGATCGCCATTCCAATGAAATGGTCGCGCTGATCTCCAATGCGATCGCTGAGGTGTATTCGGTTGATCTGCAAACCGCCGTAGAACGGATAGTAGAAGCGGTGCATGAAGCGCATTTGCTGGAACCGGAAATGCATCGCGCGCTGGAAAACGGCGATATGCAATGTCACGACCAGGCGCATCACGAGGGCTACGTGACCATCGCGGCGCAGGTACTGAATTTGCTTAAACACCATCGGGCGGCCATTCGGGCAGAAAACCTGGAACTGGCTGTCTGGACCTGTATGAAGATCATTGAAACCATGGTTCACAGCGCCGTGCTCGATCCTCCCCCGCAGTTCAGCCAGGCCGAAATCCGCCGGGCGATTGTGGCTGCGGTGATGGGCTATCTGGTCTACGCGACCCCGGCGACTGATCCAGCGACCAAGCCATTGCCAACTGTTCTCATCAAGGAAGCGTCATCATGA
- a CDS encoding NAD(P)-dependent oxidoreductase, whose protein sequence is MKIAIIGITGRAGSRIATEALSRGHEVTGIVRTPGKADVPTGVDVKQGDATQPESIAAALRGYDAVVSAARFQTLTAAPLLQAVKAAGVKRLVVVGGAASLEGAPGQLVLDSPHFPAEYKPEATAGKRFLDDLRRESSVEWTFISPSAEFGPGERTGQFRLGSQQLLKDANGKSHISMEDYAIALVDELEKPQHVRERFTVGY, encoded by the coding sequence ATGAAAATCGCCATCATCGGAATTACCGGCCGTGCGGGTTCGCGCATCGCCACCGAAGCTTTAAGCCGCGGGCACGAGGTGACCGGCATTGTGCGCACGCCGGGCAAGGCCGACGTACCGACCGGAGTAGACGTCAAACAGGGCGATGCGACGCAGCCAGAAAGCATTGCAGCTGCCTTGCGCGGCTACGATGCGGTGGTCAGCGCAGCGCGCTTTCAGACCTTGACCGCAGCGCCATTGCTGCAAGCAGTCAAAGCCGCCGGGGTGAAACGTTTGGTCGTGGTTGGCGGCGCCGCCAGCCTTGAAGGTGCTCCCGGCCAACTGGTGCTCGATAGCCCGCATTTCCCCGCCGAATACAAACCGGAAGCCACTGCTGGCAAGCGCTTCCTGGACGATCTGCGCCGCGAATCCAGCGTGGAATGGACGTTCATCTCCCCTTCCGCCGAATTCGGCCCCGGCGAGCGCACTGGGCAATTCCGGCTGGGCTCACAGCAATTGCTCAAGGATGCCAACGGCAAAAGTCATATCTCGATGGAAGACTATGCGATTGCCCTGGTAGATGAACTTGAAAAACCGCAGCATGTGCGGGAGCGGTTTACGGTGGGGTATTGA